Genomic DNA from Canis aureus isolate CA01 chromosome 4, VMU_Caureus_v.1.0, whole genome shotgun sequence:
AGCACAAGATCCTTGGTGTGGACTGCAGGAGGAGGGCAAGGGTAGAAATGGAGATGACGTTAGAAAGACAGGCTGGGATCAGAGTGTGAAGAGCATCAAATGCTCTACTTAGAATAGTCCCAAGGTGGATATGAGCATCCAATGGTCAAGTTTATCTTCTACAGCAATTACAAATGTAGTGGGTATGCATTTGCTCTTCCTGCAGGTTCAGTTCTCTAaaccaaataaaatctaaatttcatGTGCCAGAGGTGGCCAAAAATGGAATCTTGGTTATGTTTTTGGGGAATCCATTCCTTGGAGTTATCAGAAAACTTGGAGGTTTTCATGGTATCCAGAAAATGGGGAAAGCAGTCCTGGTCTTTATCCTAGGGTCTCATTATAGTTATGTTAGCCTCTGCTGCCATAAGGTTCTGATGTCATGGGCTGCTCCTCCATCTCCAGCACTGAGTTCTGAAGCTCTAAGTTGGCTCAGAGAGGCCCTGGCCATGGTCCTTACTGTAATTGCCTCAGGGACCATCTCACTGTTGCTTTCAAGGCATTAGCACCAGCATCAGCAAGTATCCATCCATATGAAGCACTCTTGGGGAAAGAACCTCCCAGCAGTGCTACTCCCTCAATTCAATTAAAGGCACTAGCTTTCCAGTTCCTTCTCTCTAGGacaagccatctttttttttttttttttaattaaaaaattttttttagaggtggggaggggcagagggagaagaagagagggcaTCTTAAACAGACTCTGAACTGGGTGTgagatctcagaaccctgagatcaagatctgagctgaaatcaagaatcagactttttttttttttaagattttatttatttatgcatgagagacccacacacacagagaggcagagacacagacagaggaaaagcaggctccaagcaggaagcccgatgtgggactcgatcctgggactccaggatcataccctgggccaaaggcaggcgccaaaccactgagccaccccgggatccctcaAGAATCAGActtgtaaccaactgagccacccacacacccccaaGGACAAGCCATCTCATCATCCTCAGTGGTTCTGAAGCTCAAAAGCTCTTTAGAGATCCTATGTTCTGTCCCATGAAAGGCCACTGTACTTtttttgtgtagttttttttAGGCCACTGTAATTTTGAAGTCAACAGTAAATTGGATGAACTCAATAAATCTTCACAAAGATGTGATAATGGGAGAGGCAACGTATATGCCCTTACCAGTGCCTTTGGAGACATGATCTTTTCTAAAGTGAGATTATCTGGGCAGGAATTTCTggccaggaatttttttttttcttttttttttctggccaggAATTTTAGGCCTGATAAGGTGAGCAAGAGAGGGATCACGTAGAAataggagaggagaaaaatgaggtaACTCATTAGTAACTATTTACTTTGGAGGGAATAAATAGGACGGTTGTTATCCTATTTCTCAAAATGACCAGAGCTAATCTCTTAATGTcctgatatgtttttttttcttgatatgtttttgaaagtattttttgaaCAGGAAGTATTTGCACATGATAATACACAGTGAAAAATAAGCCTTCCTTTTACCCTGTTCCTCATTCCTCTCTCTAGAGGTAACCACTATTATCACCAGCTTCTTAGGTACCCTTCCAGAGATTCTCCAGCCACATTTTtaaatgcccatttttaaaatgcaagtagtgggtctacctttcttttttacttaaaaatatattttgggggtgTCTGTCTGACTTAGTCAGAagaggatgtgactcttgatctcagggtcatgagtttgatccccacattgggtatggagattactaaaaaaattaacttaaaaaaacatatttgagaTATTGTATCAGTCACTGCATAAAATTTTGTCTCAATCTTTTTTTTGTCTCAATCTTTTTAAACAATTGCATAGTATGCTGTTTAGATTTGTATAGTGTTAGAAATACTTTGTCCTTTCTCAGGCATAGACtccattgaaaatttaaaaaaatttaaaaatccctttgAGACTTTTAAGTATAGCTTTTAGTTTGACTACTGTGTGCCTCTTTAAAGTGGAGAATGATACCAAATCTGTCTTCTAAAAAtgtttctgggggcacctggatggctcagatgattaagcatctgcctttggctcaggtcatgatctcagggtcctgggattggcccacattgcattgggctccctgcccatcaggaagtctgcctctccctctgactctctcctctgcttgtgctctctctcaaatgaattttaaaaatctttttttttttaatttttatttatttattcacgagagaaacacacagagggaggcagagacataggcagagagagaaacaggctccatgcagggagcctgatgtgggactcgatcttgggactcaatcctgggactccaggatcgcgccctgggctgaagcaggagcttaaccgcggagccacccagacgttcccaaaaaatcctttttaaaaaataaaaatgtttctctgtTTGGTCTTCAGAGATCACAAAGACGAAAGCTCTTGAGAAGTTTCtgtttactcaaaaaaaaaaaagtttctgtttaGAGAAACAAACTATAGTTTTGCCATGTAATACTGGCCATTTAGCTTGGAGGTCTTCATTTTTCCATGAACTCTTAAGATCAAACGTTCCATTTGTTAGGAGTTTCGGGATATTTGTGAGGTAGCTGATTCTTTGGGAAAACAAGTGGATACATATTTggctgtaatttaaaaattttctccttacatacactcttccttattcttttgtTAACTGGACTAGCATAAGTAAAATGATAATGGAAATGTCACAAATATGAATGAAAGTCTCTACAGTAAGAGAGTTCTACCTCATAATTTCAGACCTTCAAATCTCAAAGCCTGGTCTACCTGACAGTGAGAATCAAGCTCAGGACAATTTTTCAGACCAGGCAACAGGTGTGGTGAGGGTGTGGTCTTCTGGCTTCCCCGCCTAGCCAGGTGTGTGGACAATGTTGGGATCTCTGTCTGATTGTCCATTAGCTTTGTCCTTATAGGCAAGTAACCTAAGCTCTCTaagcttttagttctttttattttctttaagtttgttttatttatttatttatttatttattcttttcttttttagtaggcTCTGTACCCAGCATGGAgaccaacacggggcttgaacttacaactctgagatcaagacctgagctaagatcaagagttggattcttactgactgagccacccaggcacacccccaccccctttctaagtttttgtttttcttgtggaAGATGGGGCTTAATAACATTACCCCTTTCAGAGGGTCAATTTTGAGGATAAAATTAGATCACACATGTAAGACCCTTAGTATAGCTCCAGGCACGGAGTGTGCTGAGAGTAAATGAGAAGTATTATTATCcttcttaaaatggaaaagaggggattcctgggtggctcagtggtttggcacctgcctgtggcccagggcgcgatcctggagtccccagatcgagtcccgcgtggggctcctggtgtggagcctgcttctccgtcctcctttgtctctgcctctctctttctctctctgcatctatcatgaataaataaataaataaatcttttaaaaaaatggaaaagatactATGTTAGATACAGAGATAAGTCACAGTTCTCCAGGATGGGAAACATAGCAAACATATCCTTGATCTTGCAAGGTTAGGGCTATGATAGAGAGAACTCAGTGGAAGAAACTTTGTCCTCCCCATGGAGCTTCTATAGACATAGGAGTTTAGTTCATTTAGGCTCTCTGCtgtatttatccatccatccatctcagAATTCAGACGTGGGAAGGCTGTCTCAGGTTTGCATgcttatttgaattaaaaattgtGTCAGAAAAAAAGTTGTGTCAGACTTATTTGTCATAGGGAACCCTGATTGGTAATTGTCTAACTCTGTCTCTTACTATCTGTGTGATCAGaatgcactatttttttttcttttaagattttattcatttgagggatccctgggtggcgcagcggtttggcgcctgcctttggcccagggcgagatcctggagacccgggatcaaatcccacgtcgggctctcggtgcatggagcctgcttctccctctgccagtgtctctgcctctctctctctgtgactatcataaattaaaaaaaaaaaaaagattttattcatttgagagaaagagaaagagggagcacatGAACAGAGgtagggcagatggagaggcagagggagggagagggagaagcagactgcccactgagcagggagcccaaggtggggctcaatcctaggaccctgagatcatgaccggagccaaaggaagacgcttaaccaactgagcccccggGTGCCCCCACAAGATGCACTTCTTAATCTAACACAGCCTGtggtttcctcatttctaaaaaatACAACGATACTAACAGTAGTTAACACCGGGTTGTGAAATTAATGCCTCCAGCATACCATGTTCAGTAAATGCTAGCTATCATTATTTAATAGAATCATCTATCATTTATTGTGATGATGActcaggaggaggcaggggacaTAATCTCGAATTATTACGGTTGCTCACTGATGAGCTGAGGGAACAGGAAGTATGGAATGACCCCCAGGTCTTGCCAAACACCTGTGCTTCCTCTACTAGGGTCAGTTTCTAATAGTAATAACGAATAACAGTAATAGTAATAACCTCTCATCTCTCCTATTCTTTCCTCCAGGAGCCCTCATCCAGTGCCCAGGCAGAGTTCCAGCCTCGGTCCCCCAGCATGGGAACTCGACGTCGTTGCTTCGAGGCCCTCGCACAGTGGGCCTGACCGATCACAAGCCCCTCTGCCTTTGATCCGGGGAGCTCCCGGGCAAGACGGTTTCTCAGTCTTTTCCGAACGCCCAGGTCCAACCCAAGGCTGAATCCCACGGACTTCATCACTGCGATCGCCAGTCGGGGGAGCACCTCTGTTACCCCGGGCCGGCCCAGAGCCTAGAACCTCGGAGTCACGGATGGAAGAAAGTTCTTAGAATTCAGttccaactcctttttttttttttttttttaagatttaatctctgtgcttgagagagagaacgcgccagacagcacaagcaggaggaacagcagaggagagggagaagcaggctccccgctgagcaggggcaggggcaggatcggctcgattccaggacccgggatcatgacctcagtcaaagccagacgcttcaccgacggaccacccaggcgcccctctaatTCCTCATTTTGCAGGacagtaaactgaggctcagagagagaggaagtaaagAGCAAGACAGGTTAGAAGACCCAGACCCAAACCTGGGTCTACTGCCTCCCGGCCCCGCGAGGCCCCTGACACCCGCAGACTGTTCCTCGCGGCCTCGCTCACCAGGGGCGACCCGAAGCCGGGACGACGGCGGCCACCCCGGTCCTCTCAGCTCGGGGGGCTGCTGGCCCTGCCGCTCGCGCCGCGGTTGAAGGAGGCTCCCGGGAGCTGCGGGGCTCCCCGAGGGCTTGGAAGAGCCCCCGCGgggcccgcccctccccgcccccccccgccccccgagctcCAGGGTgcagccggccccgccccccgagctCCAGGGTgcagccggccccgcccccggagcccgtTCCCCAGGCAGCCGACGGCCGCGGGCCcgtcccccctccgcccccgagCTCCCGGGCgcagccggccccgccccccggagcccgTTCCCCCGGCAGCCGGCGCCGCGCGCGCAGTCGGCCGATCCCTCCCGCCCGGCGTGCGGCGCCCGGGCCGCCGGGGCTGCGCGACCGCCGCGCCGGACCGTGCGCCAGGCTGGGGCCCCGGCCTCCCGCGGCGGCATGGCCCGGCCGGTGCAGCTGGCGCCGGGCTCGCTGGCGCTGGTGCTGTGCAGGCTGCAGGcgccggaggcggcggcgggcgccGAGGAGCCGGGCGGGCGCGCGGTCTTCCGCGCCTTCCGACGCGCCAACGCGCGCTGCTTCTGGAACTCGCGGCTGGCGCGCGCCGCCTCGCGGCTGGCTTTCCAGGGCTGGCTGCCGCGCGGGGTGCTGCTGGTGCACGCGCCTCCCGCCAGCCTGCAGGTGCTGCGCGACGCCTGGGGCCGCCGGGCGCTGCGCCCCCCGCGCGGCTTCCGCATCCGGGCGGTGGGTGAGTGCGGGGCCCGGGCGGGAGAGGCCTCGGAGCCGGCGGAGGAGGGGGCGGGTGGGCCGGCCGGGCCCCGGAGCCACCTGGCCGCCGCCCTGGGCCGCCGCCAGGATGCCCCCACGTCTCCACTCTCCCAGCCGGGGAGCCTGCAGGTTCCTGGCGAAGGAACTTTCTCCTTAGAAAAGTGATGCTCGGGGAGCTCGGGGCACGGGCCTGGGGTCAGGAGGTGGAGGCCTCTGCCCCCCGCGCCCTGGGGGCGCTTAGGAAGGGGACCGCTGGACTGgttgctcctttctttttctttctttctttctttctttctttctttctttctttctttctttctttctttctttctttttctttcttttcttttccttcttatttatttatttactttcatttattttaaaaagttacagtcCTGGAGCGGACAGCAGCCTGTGGTTTCCATGCCCTTCTGTACTGGGTGGTGTGCTGGTCTCGGCCCAGGGCCTAGGTGAAGGTTTGAGGTCATTAACTTCttgggaaaaagaaatgacaaatgatGCTCTGAACACATCCCATCCCATTAGCTAAATAGAGAAAATTCCTTCTTTTCAGTCTTTTCAGAGAGCCCGCTAGTAAGAAGACAGCAACTTTTTACTTGTGTGAAATAGCTTCATTTGAAACCACTGCACCATTGTCTTTGACACCCACCGCTAAAGCCAGGAGGGCATGTCCACTCCCTGAAACAGTCTggtttgtttgcatttttgtggGGTTGTGACGACCATTTGATGATGTGTTGTCGACAAGTCACCAGTTGTTCCAGCCCTGAATTTTGACTCCTACCCAGGAACCCCTCACTCTCTCAGCCCATAAATCCTCCTCCTCAGATGGAGCAAATAAAACACGTTTATTTTAGTCCCCAGGGAGAAGGGACATGGGATAGAGGGGAGGGTAGCAAGAGGCACTTCTGTATCATCTGCTTAGAGATGTTTCAACAACCCCACCAGTGAGGCTGCaccctggcttttcttttttttttaaagattttatctatttattcatagagacacacagagagaggcagagatacaggcagagggagaagcaggctccacgcagagagcctgatgtgggactcgatcccgggtctccaggatcacgccctgggctgcaggtgccgctaaaccactgcaccaccagggctgcccctggcttTGCATCTCCATGCATTTCCATTCTGTCTGGTGCCTCTGCCCCACTTTTTCTTATGTTAAAAGCAAAAGAGAGCTCATTGGCAAAGCCacatacacatttcttctccttttacttGCAGGAGTTAGTGCAGAAAATAGGTTTCTGACTCTGAAAGCAGAGAGCCAAATAGCCAAGCCAAAATTCTCACCGGGAAGGGGTCTTTCAGACTGGCTGGATGAAAAACTCTTTTCCGTTCCGTACCCTCCGTTTTTCTGGTTTGAACTAGTGGTTGCATTCTCTGGTTCCCCCACTCCCTTTCAAAGGGTGAGTATAGAGTGTTGCAGAGAGGGAGGATGGAGTTGGGGGTCTGGACCTGAGGGTGACACAGAGAACACTCATGCTAAGCCAGAGGCAGCCATGATGCCACCGTCTGGGGCCCAGCAAGCAGTGGTGAGTGGTGGTTCCTGACTCAGCCCTGTTTGCTGCCATCTGAACAGTGTAGTGGACAAAGAAGACATGTTACCAGGTGCTCCAGTTCTCCGCCCACTAGATAATGCTGCCTCACTGTACAACTCAGGGTACTATGGACACTGTATTCTATGGGGTGTGCAATAACAGTGGTCTTTATGCTGGGCCATCACCTCTGACTTGGGTCTCttagaaggaattttttttttgaaggaatttttaaaaaagatttattatttattcatgagacacacacacacacacacacacacacacacacacacaggcagagacacaggcagagggagaagcaggattcatgcagggagcccgatgtgggacttgatcctggatcctggatcccaagatctcagccctgagccaaacacagatgctcaaccactgtgccacccaagtgtccctcttaGAAGGAATATTTTGagggctgttttttgtttgttttttaaacagaggCCTGATGAGAATTTGGACATTTAGCTGGAATTGGTACAAAACCATCTATTAGGACAATTTGAAAAGCAAAATGGAGATAGATCTTATTTGAGGCAGGCCAATGGACACATATGGGGAAGAAGTTTATTTTGAATAGAATTGAGAATTACTAGTCTAACTTGGGGTCCTTAAGTCAGATCAAAGGAGAGGAGGCATTAAGGCAGCTCTTAGGCCGTCTTAGAGTCCCGGAATGTGGAGAAGGCCAGAGGAGCTCGCTGCCTTTCCCTAAAGAAATTGGAAGTTTCGGTTCACTTGCTTTCCTGAATCTGGCAGCACTGACTTT
This window encodes:
- the STOX1 gene encoding storkhead-box protein 1 isoform X3, giving the protein MARPVQLAPGSLALVLCRLQAPEAAAGAEEPGGRAVFRAFRRANARCFWNSRLARAASRLAFQGWLPRGVLLVHAPPASLQVLRDAWGRRALRPPRGFRIRAVGDVFPVQMNPIAQSQFIPLAEVLCCAVSDMNAAQIVVTQESLLEHLMKHYPGHRVWHLIIQSFWMD